Genomic window (Desulforapulum autotrophicum HRM2):
AGAAAACTATGCAGTGGAAGGTGGAGCCATCTATACATATCATGGCGGAAACCCCGTAGTTGCGAACTGTTCATTTATTAATAACTCAGCTGTATATGGTGGAGCCATTGTTGACCGTGGTGGAGTCAACAGTAAATATACAGATTGTTACTTCCAGGGGAATACGGTTGTATTTAAAGGTGGTGCCGCCCTGGTCGATTATGGTTCAATGGCTACATTTGATAACTGCAAATTCAACGATAATGAGTCCGGTACTTCGGGTGGAGCTATCTATGTGATTGACCGTGCATCCCAATCTATCTTAAATGATACAGATTTTGATCAAATTGATGATACCTGGGAATTACTTAACGATATTTATTCTTCAGTCCTGGTTACTGATTGTGAATTCATAGGAAATACTGCAGGTACAACTTCAGGGGCAATATATGTTTATGAAGGCGGCTATGCAAAGATCGTAACTTCTGATTTTTCTGATAATTCAGCGATTTCAGAGGCAGGAGCAGTTGGAATTTATTCAAATTCACATCTAATTATTGATGATGCAACAACTTTTTCAAATAACTCCCCTGAAGATATTTTTGCAGAATAATCAAAATCAAATTTCGTATGTTAGAAGGCCCTCGGAAAATTATTACCTGAGGGCCTTTCTAAATTTCATCTTACATTCCGCACTGCACCGAGAATTAAAGGCAAAGGAGGAGACCATCCTGAACCAACCTATTCCTTATTTGGCAACATTTCCCAAATTTAATTCCAAAGATCTGTTTTAGGACAAACTCTATTCTGTGATTTTATAAATTCAAATACTCAACTTTCGGGGTTGCCGTTTTAGGCTAAAGTCCAAAAGTTGAATGATTAAGATCAAAGCGGTTGCCACGCGGATCTTCCTGCCACAAAAAAAGACCATTACTCTTTTGAGTTAGAACCCCGGGAATTTGAACTTCATAGTCACTTCCCCGGTCTGCCTGTCAATGGTGATCATCTTGTCCTGCCCCTGGGCCGTCTCCATTTTCTGACCGGTTGCCATCTCCATGAGACCGGAGATAAAGGCCATACCCGAGTTGAGAACCGTTTCGATCTTTTCCGGAGACTGGGCCTTGAAAACACCGGCGGCCCCGTCAGTATCCTCCTCTGTCGGCCGTTGCCCAACCTCATCCAATGCCTCTTCATCCGTCTCGCCCCGGCTCAAAACCTCAGGATTGAGATAACCCGGGGTATCTTCAGGAATTTCCTCCGGGACCACAGATTCATACTTCTCCTGATCCGGTTCAGGGGGCTCACCCATCATGGATCTCAACCGGTTGAGCATCTCGTCCCTTTTTTCCTTGGAGAAGGCCACCTGGTCCGGCCCGTCATCGTCAAAGACCCCCTTGAACAGATCGGTCTTAAGCTGGATACCGGCAAGGATTCTCTCTTCAATGCTGTTTTTGGCAATCAAATTAATCACGTTGATGCACTGGCTCGCCTGGCCGATCCTGCTGACCCGCCCGATACGCTGGTTCATCTTTGCAGGATTCCACGGAAGTTCAAAGTTCACCACGCAATCGGCAGCCTGGAGATTGAGTCCGGTCCCCCCCGCATCCGTTGATAAAAAAACCCTGCATTGGGGATTGTTTGTGAATTCATCGATGAGGTTCTGGCGTTTTTTAACGGCGACCTTACCCGAAAGCTCCACAAATTCGATCCCCATGTCAGACAGGTGTTTTGCAATGAGAAATGTCATGGTGGTCCATTCGCTGAAAATAACCATTTTCCGGCGGTTCTGCACCACAAGCTCATCAATAATGTTGTCCAGCTCCTTGAGCTTGGGAGAGATATGGGTCTCTCTGTCAATCAGATAGGTGGAGTTGCACACCATTCTCATGCGTAAGAGCAGCACCTGGATTCTTCGGATGTCCATGGGGGTAAGATATTTTTTATTGAGCAGGGGAGCAAGGGTTCGCGCATACCCCCCATGAATTCCCAGCTGCTCGTCGTTAAGATCGATATAATAGTTGTTGACAACCTCCCGGGGCAGATCCTTGAGCACCTCCTCTTTTTTACGCCGAATCACAACCCCTTTGAGTTTTTCCTTTAAAAGGTCAAGATTCCTGTAACCACCAATGCTGTTATTCTTGTTTTTCAAAAGAAGAAAATGGTCTGCCGCAAACCGCCACAGGGGTGTTAAAAGATCAGGATCCAGGAATTGAACAATGGAATAGACATCCTCAAGCTTGTTTTCAAGGGGGGTCCCTGTGAGCACAATGGCGTGGCGTCGGGGAATCCGTTTTACGGCATCAGCCGTTTTGGTGGAAAAATTTTTGATGCGCTGGGCTTCGTCAAGGATGATGATATCCGGCCTGAAATTTGAGAGGATAGTGACATCCCTCAGAACCGCCTCATAGTTGGTAATCTTGAACAGAGCGTCATCGTTTTTATATCCGGCCTTTCTCTGGAGGGGAGAGCCTTCTATCACCAGGGCTTTTTCACTGGAGAACCTTTCAATTTCCCGTTTCCACTGCTCTTTCAGGGACGAAAGAGTCACCACAACAATTTTTGAAAAACCAAAAATCTCTCGTTTTAAAACGCCCAGGGCAATGGCCTGGAGGGTCTTGCCAAGCCCCATCTCGTCCCCGATGAGCACCCCTGCCTTGAACACGCCGAACCTGACCCCCTCTTCCTGATAAGGATAGAGTTTTGCCTTAAGGGATGGTTCTGGGATGGCCTCAAGGGAGAGTTCGTCCAGCTGTTTGCCTTGAAGATATCGGTCCACCCGATTCAGCAAGGTTTCCCTGATGCGCACCCGTTTGTCGCCGTCCACCCTTTTGACAAGGGTCATGATCTCGGAAATCTCCCCGGGTTTAAATTGACCGTTCTCGTCAAAAAAAGGTTCAAAAAGGGATTTCAGCCCACCGTCCCCATGGTCAAGACGTTCTGAAAAAAGCTGGGGGGCGTTACACTGGGAGTTCCAGTAAACATCGGCAAATGGAAACCTCTCCTTTGAAAGCTGTCGGGCAAATCCGGGTTCTTTTTCAAGATGGGAGACGAGGAATTGAATGTGCTTGCAGGTACCCAGCCCGTTGGTCAGATAATCGGGACAGGTACAATGACCAATGCCCTGCTCTGGATTGTGGAGGGTGACACAGTACTCCCGGTTGTTTTTATTAACAACGAGGTGATCGCCCTTGAACATATCTCCCTGGATTACGGTAAAGGGTTCGGTGGCAGCCCGTTTCTTTCTGTCCGCCAGAGCCTGCTGCCGGATCTCATCCTCGGACAGGTAAGGATCATCGTCGTTCGGGGTGGTCACCTTGTCCTTTTCCCTTTTCAGGAGCAGCTCCCTTGCGTTAAGAAGGGCCGCCACAACATGCTTGCATCCATCCCCGGGGTAGGGGCAGTTGCACGAGGTCAGCACCTCCTCCCCTTTGATTGCCACCTGGGTGGTATAGTTTCCATAGCTTCCGTCAACTTCATATACAAAGGAACCATCGGAATTTTCTCGGGAAAGGAAATAAGATCCATGGTGATAGATGGATTCACCCCGCTGGAAAATAAGGGCAGTATCGGCAATGTTATTCTGAATAAACGCCTTTGACAGAATGGCCATGATTTATCCTATATTCATTTGTAATGAGTATATTTTCAAACGTATATTTCCCAAATTTAATATAGAATTCACACCATAATGTCAACTTTTCTAACTGCGCACCCAAAACCGGCCTGAAGCCATATAGATCACCACTGTTCCCAGGATCAGATAGCCAAACATCTCGACATTTTTTGTCTTAAAAATAAATGCAAGGGTCACAATAATGGATGCACTGATCATGAAGAACAGCTGCTTGGGGACTTTTTTAAGGATCACCCGACCAAAATGGGCAAACCGGATATGACTCACCATCAGGCCCACGGAGACAAGGGTCATCGACCACAGTATGGGGGGCGTTGAGATAAGAGAGGCTCCCAGAACGATCAAGGCTCCCGCAGGGCTCGGCAGTCCATTAAAAATACCCTGGGGCAAGTCTGTCCGTTTCTTGTCCGTTAGGATGAACCGTACCAGGCGAAAGCCGACCCCGAGGATAAAAAGCACTGCGATAAGCCATGCGGCTGAACCGCCCTTTTCCACAATCACATAGGCCGGTGCCATCCCAAAACTTACAAAATCAGCGATATCGTCCAGATAGGGACCATATGTCGTCCCTCCATGCTTTAAAGCCATGCGTCCGTCAAACAGATCAAACAACTGTCCGATGATGATAATACAGATGGCCCAGGCAAAATAGTGGTGATGGGTAAGGACAAGGCTTGTCACACCGCAGCAAAAATTAAGCCCGGAAAGGATATCCGCATACAGCCGGTTGGGAACAAATTTGAAGACCACTGAAGCCCCTGAAAGGATGATGCAGCCCATGAGTACATTATCGGCAATATTAATGAATCCCGGATTTTCATCCATCAATGCACACAGGATCACAAGACCAAAACAGATAATAGCCTTTATCTTTCCAAAATTATTGGCGGCAACAGAAAATTTCATCCAGGCCAGAACCCGGCGGGCAAAAAACTGCCCCACAAGTTCAATGGCCACAAGTATCCATATCAGCTTGACCGATAAAATCCCCCCATGGGCAAACCCAATTAACGGCGGCAGATAGGTCAATTTATCACACATGGGGTCCAGCCATTCTCCCCACGTGGATCCCAGGTTACAGGCCCTGGCAACAACACCGTCAACACCATCAAGGATTGCAGCAAAGGTGAAAATAAATATGGCCAGCCACTGCCAGGGGGAAAAGAAATAAAGAACAGAGCCCAGGGTCGCAAGGGCGGTCCGCCAGTAGCAGATGGCGTTCGGATGGAGCAACCACTGGTGTGACAGGATATACTTGCCCATGGACGGTTGTTTGACCGCCCGGGAAAACCACAGGAAAAAAGCTGTCCCAAGGGCCGCAGAAAATGCAATCACCAAAAATCTTTCCATTTTATCCTCTCACCGTTAATACCTGTACAATGGATGCCCGTACAATTTCAAATTGTTCAGTCTATTTATCATTTCAGGTGGAAATAGTCCACTATCTGAATATTTTGAATCCGATTTTCCGATTTGAATCTGCCCTGGGGGCTTCTCAGCCAGTACCGTCTGGATGACGACCATCCACCAGGCAAGGACTTTACCCTGGCGGATGAAATTGGCGAGGCTCTGAAGGCGGCCCTGGTGACGGAACAGGCCCGGGCTGACCCGCGATCAGCTGCTTAGCCGACCTGATCCTGCCAAGGTTTACAGGGCCCCCGGATCATGCGTTCTTTCGACTGAAATAAAGATTCACAAGGGCGGCAAGGGAGGTGCCGAAGATCAAAAGGAACGAAACAGCATTGATCACCGGGGTACTGCCGTCACGCACCTGGAGATAGAGATTGATGGGCAGTGTTGGATCAGACCCCACCAGAAAAAGTGTAGTGTTGAAGTTTTCAAACGACATGAGAAATGCCACGGCAAAGGCACCCAGGAGGGCCGGGCGCAAAAACTTCAGGGTGATGTGCCAGATCACCTCCATGCGGTTCGCCCCGAGATTCAATGCCGCCTCTTCGAGAGTCCGGTCAAACTTTTTCAACCGTGCCGACACCACCAGGGTGACAAAGGTGGTGATAAAGGAAAACTGCCCCAGGACCACCAGCCAAAACCCTGGCCTGAAAAGCCCCACGTCAATGTTAAAGGCCTCCTCGAAAAAAGTGCCAAGGGTGTTGGAAAACAGCAGGATGGAGATGCCGAGGATCACCCCCGGCACCACCAGGGGCACGAGCATGAGAAAATAGAGGAGCTGTTTGAACCGGAAGGTCTCCTGTTCAAACAAAAAGGCCCCAAGGGTTCCCACCACCGTCGAAAGAATTGAGACAAAGAATGCTGTCTCGGCACTCACAAGGATACTGTCAAGGTTTCGCTGATCATGGAAGATGCCCGTCCGCAAGGGTGAATCGGCAAAAAACCAGTCCAGGGAAAACCCATTCCACGGAAGGGCCGGAAACTGGGAATCGTTAAAGGCAAGAATGGATGTCACGGCAAGGGGGGCAAATAAAAAGATAAAATAAAGCGTCACATAAAGATTAAAACTGACTGAATATGTCTTTGAATTGGGAAGGGATCGTATCATTTTACCACCTTGTCCAGCTTTTGCCCCGAAAGTTTCAGGCCCACCCAGATGATCAGTGATGAGAGCAGCAGCAGCAGAAAACCAAAGGCGCTGCCCTGGTTCCAGTTAAAGCTTGCAATGAACTGGTTGTATATCTGCTCTGTGAACCACAAAGAATTCTTGCCACCCATAAGGTTGGGCGTGAGATAGTTGCCAAGGGTGAGCATGAACACCACGATCGAGCCTGAGACAATGCCGGGCATGGCATGGGGAATGATAATCCGGACAACCACCGTCCACATGTTTGCCCCAAGATCAAAGGCTGCCTCAATATATGCCCGGTCAAGGCTTTCAAGCACCGAAATCAACGGCACCACCATGAAAAGCATGGAGGTATAGACAAGGCCGACAATCATGGTGGCATCGTTGTAGAGCATTTCCACAGGGTGGTCAAGGATTCCAAGGGAGACCAGAAAATGATTGATCACCCCGCTTTCACGCAGCAGGATCATCCACCCGTACACCCTTACAAGTTCACTCACCCAGAAGGGCAGAAGCAGCAATACCATGAGAACACCGGAAAATTTAGGAGACACCACATGGGTGATGTAAAACGAGATCGGCAGGGCTATGGCAAAGGTGATCCCGGTCACCAGGATGGAATAGATGGCCGTGCGTGCAAACGTGGCCCAGTAGATGGGTTCGTTAAAAAAATTAAGATAGTTCGTTAAACTCCACACCATGTCCCCGTAATCATCCTCAGCCCTGAAGGACATGACCAGAAGATCAATATGGGGCAGCACAATGAGCAGAAACAGCCAGAGCAGAATCGGAGTAAGGAAAAAAAAGAGGTACCAACGGCCCCGATTGTTCATGATCCCCCCTCCCGGCCCGGAAAACAGATACCAGAATCCTCATGCCATCCGATTTCAATTTTGTCCTTTGGCCGGATATGGTCAAACTGCCTGTTCTGGGGCAGTCCCACAATGAGTTCCTGTTCCGAGTTAAGCGGCGTCACGAGCAGGCGGGAGTTTGCTCCGTCAAAGAGGATTGTCTTCACCATCACCTCAAAACGGTTCAGATTATCCATGGCCGGATCCGGTGAAATGACCATGGCCTCGGGCCTGAGAAAAAGATCAACCCCGGAACCCGGCGTTAGGGATTTCTCCCCTGTATTGATGGTAAAGGTATTGCCCTCGGGCGTGACAATGGTGGCTATTTTCCCTGAAATCCCGGCAATCCTGCCCGACCAGGCGTTGTTATCTCCCACAAACTGGGCGACAAAAGGAGTGGCGGGTTTGTTGTAGAGGTTCTGGGGGGTATCGATCTGCTCAAACCTGCCCTTGTTCATGACGGCCACATAATCGGACATCACAAGGGCTTCAGACTGGTCATGGGTGATGTAAACAAAGGTGGTTCCCACCTTGGCCTGAAGTTTTTTCAACTCCACCTTCATCTGATCCCTGAGTTTAAGATCAAGGGCTCCAAGGGGCTCATCAAGGAGAAGAACCGTAGGTTCCAGTACCAGGCAGCGTGCAATGGCCACCCGCTGCTTCTGCCCGCCAGAAAGCTGATCGATTTTTTTGTCGCCAAATCCCGGCAACCCGACCCTTTCAAGTATCTTTTCGATTTTTTTCTGGATCTCTGCCCGGGCAACCTTCTGTCTTTGCAGACCAAAGGCAATGTTTCCGGCCACGTCCATCATGGGAAACAGAGCCAGGTGCTGGAAAATCAGATTCACGGGCCGCCGGTTCGGAGAGATTCCCTGCATGTCTTTTCCCCGGATGGCGATCACGCCGTCCGTGGGTTCTGTAAATCCTGCAATCATCCGCAAAAGGGTGGTCTTGCCGCACCCGGAAGGACCGAGGATTGAAAAAAAATGGCCCTGCTCTACGTCAAAGGAAACCGTGTCAACGGCCGTGAATGCATCAAATTTCTTGGTAACGTTCTGTACCGATAGGTCGATCTGCATATTTTGCCTGTTTGATATGAAAAAAAACACCGGTGGAACGGGTCAGGCTTGGACGATTGTGCTTTTACCACAGGCTCTAACGGCCCTGATCCCAGGCCTGACCCCTTTTATTAATTGGCGGCCTTGACCTTATCGAGGATCATCCCTTCAATGGATTCAAGCTTTGCCGGAACCGGGGGATACCACTTGATGTTGTCGATATCCGCCTGGGGAAACGAACGTTCAAAATTATCCCTTACCTCGACGTCGGTGAGCTTGATGGCGCCATCAGAGGCGGTGCCGCATTTTTCAAGATTGGTAAACACCGCCGCATTCTCAGGCCGCAGCATGAAATTAATCCATTTATAGGCAGCCTTGATATTTTTGGCCTTTGCCGGAATGGCAAAGGTATCGATCCATCCCAGGGCACCGCTCTTGGGTGCCACAAAATCGATATCCGGATTTTCGCTGTGCAGTTTCCAACCGCCGTTGTCCCAGGCCATTGCCACATAAACCTCGTTGGAACGCATGGACTGGAGAAGGGCATCCCCATTGGCCCAGTAATTTTTCACCAGGGGCTTGGCCTGGATAAGGGTATTTTGAACCTTGTCCATCAGGGCGGTATAGGCATCCACATCCCCGTATTTCGCAAAGGGATCGTCTCCAAGGGCGAAAGCCGTAGCAATGAGTGTGGGCCGTTTCAAACGGTAGCTCACCCGACCCGCATATGCTTTGTCAAAAAGGGCCGAATAATCGTCTGCCTGGGGAGCA
Coding sequences:
- a CDS encoding ABC transporter permease; this translates as MIRSLPNSKTYSVSFNLYVTLYFIFLFAPLAVTSILAFNDSQFPALPWNGFSLDWFFADSPLRTGIFHDQRNLDSILVSAETAFFVSILSTVVGTLGAFLFEQETFRFKQLLYFLMLVPLVVPGVILGISILLFSNTLGTFFEEAFNIDVGLFRPGFWLVVLGQFSFITTFVTLVVSARLKKFDRTLEEAALNLGANRMEVIWHITLKFLRPALLGAFAVAFLMSFENFNTTLFLVGSDPTLPINLYLQVRDGSTPVINAVSFLLIFGTSLAALVNLYFSRKNA
- a CDS encoding DEAD/DEAH box helicase, with product MAILSKAFIQNNIADTALIFQRGESIYHHGSYFLSRENSDGSFVYEVDGSYGNYTTQVAIKGEEVLTSCNCPYPGDGCKHVVAALLNARELLLKREKDKVTTPNDDDPYLSEDEIRQQALADRKKRAATEPFTVIQGDMFKGDHLVVNKNNREYCVTLHNPEQGIGHCTCPDYLTNGLGTCKHIQFLVSHLEKEPGFARQLSKERFPFADVYWNSQCNAPQLFSERLDHGDGGLKSLFEPFFDENGQFKPGEISEIMTLVKRVDGDKRVRIRETLLNRVDRYLQGKQLDELSLEAIPEPSLKAKLYPYQEEGVRFGVFKAGVLIGDEMGLGKTLQAIALGVLKREIFGFSKIVVVTLSSLKEQWKREIERFSSEKALVIEGSPLQRKAGYKNDDALFKITNYEAVLRDVTILSNFRPDIIILDEAQRIKNFSTKTADAVKRIPRRHAIVLTGTPLENKLEDVYSIVQFLDPDLLTPLWRFAADHFLLLKNKNNSIGGYRNLDLLKEKLKGVVIRRKKEEVLKDLPREVVNNYYIDLNDEQLGIHGGYARTLAPLLNKKYLTPMDIRRIQVLLLRMRMVCNSTYLIDRETHISPKLKELDNIIDELVVQNRRKMVIFSEWTTMTFLIAKHLSDMGIEFVELSGKVAVKKRQNLIDEFTNNPQCRVFLSTDAGGTGLNLQAADCVVNFELPWNPAKMNQRIGRVSRIGQASQCINVINLIAKNSIEERILAGIQLKTDLFKGVFDDDGPDQVAFSKEKRDEMLNRLRSMMGEPPEPDQEKYESVVPEEIPEDTPGYLNPEVLSRGETDEEALDEVGQRPTEEDTDGAAGVFKAQSPEKIETVLNSGMAFISGLMEMATGQKMETAQGQDKMITIDRQTGEVTMKFKFPGF
- a CDS encoding ABC transporter ATP-binding protein, with amino-acid sequence MQIDLSVQNVTKKFDAFTAVDTVSFDVEQGHFFSILGPSGCGKTTLLRMIAGFTEPTDGVIAIRGKDMQGISPNRRPVNLIFQHLALFPMMDVAGNIAFGLQRQKVARAEIQKKIEKILERVGLPGFGDKKIDQLSGGQKQRVAIARCLVLEPTVLLLDEPLGALDLKLRDQMKVELKKLQAKVGTTFVYITHDQSEALVMSDYVAVMNKGRFEQIDTPQNLYNKPATPFVAQFVGDNNAWSGRIAGISGKIATIVTPEGNTFTINTGEKSLTPGSGVDLFLRPEAMVISPDPAMDNLNRFEVMVKTILFDGANSRLLVTPLNSEQELIVGLPQNRQFDHIRPKDKIEIGWHEDSGICFPGREGGS
- a CDS encoding ABC transporter permease, yielding MNNRGRWYLFFFLTPILLWLFLLIVLPHIDLLVMSFRAEDDYGDMVWSLTNYLNFFNEPIYWATFARTAIYSILVTGITFAIALPISFYITHVVSPKFSGVLMVLLLLPFWVSELVRVYGWMILLRESGVINHFLVSLGILDHPVEMLYNDATMIVGLVYTSMLFMVVPLISVLESLDRAYIEAAFDLGANMWTVVVRIIIPHAMPGIVSGSIVVFMLTLGNYLTPNLMGGKNSLWFTEQIYNQFIASFNWNQGSAFGFLLLLLSSLIIWVGLKLSGQKLDKVVK
- a CDS encoding extracellular solute-binding protein gives rise to the protein MKKTIFAGFMIFMFLIAGLGSVSAETLELLTWKGYAPNVLVEKFEKETGITVKATFTNNEEMIAKLRATRGAGFDLAQPSQDRISSVQEKYKIYQPVDYSKIETGQIIPSMLAAVKKNTLVDGKSHAIPFCWGTSGLIVNKKFAPQADDYSALFDKAYAGRVSYRLKRPTLIATAFALGDDPFAKYGDVDAYTALMDKVQNTLIQAKPLVKNYWANGDALLQSMRSNEVYVAMAWDNGGWKLHSENPDIDFVAPKSGALGWIDTFAIPAKAKNIKAAYKWINFMLRPENAAVFTNLEKCGTASDGAIKLTDVEVRDNFERSFPQADIDNIKWYPPVPAKLESIEGMILDKVKAAN
- a CDS encoding CDP-alcohol phosphatidyltransferase family protein, producing the protein MERFLVIAFSAALGTAFFLWFSRAVKQPSMGKYILSHQWLLHPNAICYWRTALATLGSVLYFFSPWQWLAIFIFTFAAILDGVDGVVARACNLGSTWGEWLDPMCDKLTYLPPLIGFAHGGILSVKLIWILVAIELVGQFFARRVLAWMKFSVAANNFGKIKAIICFGLVILCALMDENPGFINIADNVLMGCIILSGASVVFKFVPNRLYADILSGLNFCCGVTSLVLTHHHYFAWAICIIIIGQLFDLFDGRMALKHGGTTYGPYLDDIADFVSFGMAPAYVIVEKGGSAAWLIAVLFILGVGFRLVRFILTDKKRTDLPQGIFNGLPSPAGALIVLGASLISTPPILWSMTLVSVGLMVSHIRFAHFGRVILKKVPKQLFFMISASIIVTLAFIFKTKNVEMFGYLILGTVVIYMASGRFWVRS